One genomic region from Pseudoduganella dura encodes:
- a CDS encoding glycine zipper 2TM domain-containing protein, with amino-acid sequence MKFRTALSTTLATLALSTTLMAGAHADPHHKKRVCNDCGKVTGVRVVEQHGKGGATGVIVGGLAGGLLGNQVGSGTGRDLATVAGAVGGAYAGKHIEGRMKTDKTWKVSVRYENGRTGTYSFADDPHMRKGDRVRKDGNGIVRG; translated from the coding sequence ATGAAATTCCGCACTGCACTTTCCACGACCCTCGCCACGCTCGCCCTGTCCACCACGCTGATGGCAGGCGCCCACGCCGATCCGCACCACAAGAAACGCGTTTGCAACGATTGCGGGAAGGTGACCGGCGTGCGCGTCGTGGAACAGCATGGCAAGGGTGGCGCCACCGGCGTCATCGTCGGCGGCCTGGCCGGCGGCCTGCTGGGCAACCAGGTCGGCAGCGGTACCGGCCGCGACCTGGCCACCGTGGCCGGCGCCGTCGGCGGCGCCTATGCCGGCAAGCATATCGAAGGCCGGATGAAAACCGACAAGACCTGGAAGGTCAGCGTGCGTTACGAAAACGGCCGCACCGGCACGTACAGCTTCGCCGACGACCCGCACATGCGCAAGGGCGACCGCGTGCGCAAGGATGGCAACGGGATCGTGCGGGGCTGA
- a CDS encoding acyl-CoA dehydrogenase — protein sequence MSYTAPIKEMLFVMNELANLDAVSALPGCEDATRDTAEAVLEENAKFVSGVIEPLNHAGDKEPSYWHDGQVTTTKGFKEAFRQFADAGWQGLQHPQEFGGQGLPKLIGTPCVEMLHGANLSFALVALLSDGAIEALLTAGSDEQKATYLEPLVTGKWTGTMNLTEPQAGSDLAAVRTRAEPQGDGTYKVFGTKIFITYGEHDMTENIAHLVLARTPDAPPGVKGISLFIVPKFMVNADGSPGARNDVHCVSIEHKLGIKASPTAVLQFGDHGGAIGTLVGEENRGLEYMFIMMNAARFGVGMQGIGLAENAYQKAVAFARDRVQSRDVAGSSGPVPIIHHPDVRRMLMSMRAQTEAARALAYVGAGFHDIAHHHQDEETRAAHQAVYEYLVPVIKGWSTEMSENVARDGVQVHGGMGFIEETGAAQHYRDAKILTIYEGTTAIQANDLVGRKTLRDGGKVAKHLLAQARATATQLGELEGGDFAADFSSIRARLEQGAADLEAVVDFVLGNAKSDVKAVFAGSVPYLKLAGIVLGGWQMARAALIAQQKLSSGGGDAAFYQAKIATARFFADHFVAQSTAMRAAIVDGHAGVLALPEAMF from the coding sequence ATGAGCTATACCGCCCCGATCAAAGAAATGCTGTTCGTGATGAACGAACTGGCCAACCTGGATGCCGTGAGCGCGCTGCCCGGCTGCGAAGACGCCACGCGCGACACCGCCGAAGCCGTGCTGGAAGAGAACGCCAAGTTCGTCAGCGGCGTGATCGAGCCGCTGAACCACGCCGGCGACAAGGAGCCGAGCTACTGGCACGACGGCCAGGTCACCACGACGAAAGGCTTCAAGGAAGCGTTCCGCCAGTTCGCGGACGCCGGCTGGCAAGGCCTGCAGCACCCGCAGGAATTCGGCGGCCAGGGCTTGCCGAAATTGATCGGCACGCCGTGCGTGGAAATGCTGCATGGGGCGAACCTGTCGTTCGCACTGGTGGCGCTGCTGTCCGACGGCGCCATCGAGGCGCTGCTGACGGCCGGCAGCGACGAACAGAAGGCCACGTACCTGGAGCCGCTCGTCACGGGCAAGTGGACCGGCACGATGAACCTGACCGAGCCCCAGGCCGGCTCCGACCTGGCCGCCGTGCGCACCCGTGCCGAGCCGCAGGGCGACGGCACCTACAAGGTGTTCGGTACCAAGATCTTCATCACGTACGGCGAGCACGACATGACGGAGAACATCGCCCACCTGGTGCTGGCGCGTACGCCGGACGCGCCGCCGGGCGTGAAGGGCATCTCGCTGTTCATCGTGCCGAAGTTCATGGTGAACGCCGATGGTTCCCCGGGGGCGCGCAACGACGTGCACTGCGTCTCCATCGAGCACAAGCTGGGCATCAAGGCCAGCCCCACGGCGGTGCTGCAGTTCGGCGACCACGGCGGCGCGATCGGCACACTGGTGGGCGAGGAAAACCGCGGCCTCGAATACATGTTCATCATGATGAACGCGGCCCGCTTCGGCGTGGGCATGCAGGGCATCGGGCTGGCCGAGAACGCATACCAGAAGGCTGTCGCATTCGCCCGCGACCGCGTGCAGTCGCGCGACGTGGCCGGCTCCAGCGGCCCGGTGCCGATCATTCACCACCCGGACGTGCGGCGCATGCTGATGTCGATGCGTGCGCAGACCGAGGCCGCGCGCGCGCTGGCCTACGTGGGCGCGGGCTTCCACGACATCGCCCACCACCACCAGGATGAGGAAACGCGCGCCGCCCACCAGGCCGTGTACGAGTACCTGGTGCCGGTCATCAAGGGCTGGTCGACGGAGATGAGCGAGAACGTGGCGCGCGACGGCGTGCAGGTGCACGGCGGCATGGGCTTCATCGAGGAGACGGGCGCCGCGCAGCACTACCGCGATGCCAAGATCCTGACGATCTACGAAGGCACCACGGCGATCCAGGCCAACGACCTGGTCGGCCGCAAGACGCTGCGCGACGGCGGCAAGGTGGCGAAGCACCTGCTGGCGCAGGCCCGCGCGACCGCCACGCAGCTGGGCGAGCTCGAAGGTGGCGACTTTGCCGCCGACTTTTCGTCGATCCGTGCGCGCCTGGAGCAGGGCGCGGCCGACCTGGAAGCGGTGGTCGACTTCGTGCTGGGCAATGCGAAAAGCGATGTGAAGGCCGTGTTCGCCGGCAGCGTGCCCTACCTGAAGCTGGCCGGCATCGTGCTGGGCGGCTGGCAGATGGCCCGCGCCGCGCTGATCGCACAGCAGAAGCTGTCGTCCGGCGGCGGCGACGCGGCCTTCTACCAGGCCAAGATCGCCACCGCGCGCTTCTTTGCCGACCACTTCGTGGCGCAATCGACCGCGATGCGCGCCGCCATCGTCGACGGCCATGCCGGCGTGCTGGCGCTGCCGGAAGCGATGTTCTGA
- a CDS encoding electron transfer flavoprotein subunit alpha/FixB family protein has product MVALVIAEHDNASLKGSTHHTVTAAAQAGGEVHVLVAGSNAAAAAQQAAQIAGVTKVLLADAPHFADGLAENVAEQILAVAGNYSHILAPATAYGKNILPRVAAKLDVAQISEITRVDSPDTFERPIYAGNAIATVQSSDKVKVITVRTTGFDSAASTGGSAAVENLAAVADSGKSSFVGREVAKSDRPELTAAKIIVSGGRGIGSADNFKVLEPLADKLNAAMGASRAAVDAGYVPNDWQVGQTGKIVAPTLYIAVGISGAIQHLAGMKDSKTIVAINKDPEAPIFSVADYGIVGDLFDIVPALVKELG; this is encoded by the coding sequence ATGGTCGCACTCGTCATCGCAGAACACGACAACGCCAGCCTGAAAGGCAGCACCCACCACACCGTTACCGCGGCGGCGCAAGCCGGCGGTGAAGTCCACGTCCTGGTCGCCGGCTCGAACGCCGCGGCCGCCGCGCAGCAGGCCGCGCAGATCGCCGGCGTCACGAAAGTGCTGCTGGCCGACGCGCCGCATTTCGCCGACGGCCTGGCCGAGAACGTGGCCGAGCAGATCCTGGCCGTGGCCGGCAACTACTCGCACATCCTGGCTCCCGCCACCGCCTACGGCAAGAACATCCTGCCGCGCGTGGCCGCCAAGCTGGACGTGGCGCAGATCTCCGAAATCACCAGGGTCGATTCGCCCGATACGTTCGAGCGCCCGATCTATGCCGGTAACGCGATCGCCACCGTGCAGTCGTCCGACAAGGTCAAGGTCATCACCGTGCGCACCACCGGTTTCGATTCCGCCGCGTCGACCGGCGGCTCGGCTGCCGTGGAAAACCTGGCCGCCGTCGCCGATTCCGGCAAGTCGAGTTTCGTGGGCCGCGAAGTGGCCAAGTCGGACCGTCCGGAACTGACGGCCGCGAAGATCATCGTGTCGGGCGGGCGCGGCATCGGCTCGGCCGACAACTTCAAGGTGCTCGAACCGCTGGCCGACAAGCTGAACGCCGCCATGGGCGCCTCGCGCGCAGCCGTCGATGCGGGCTACGTGCCAAACGACTGGCAGGTGGGCCAGACCGGCAAGATCGTTGCCCCGACGCTGTACATCGCGGTCGGTATTTCCGGTGCGATCCAGCACCTGGCCGGCATGAAGGATTCGAAGACGATCGTGGCGATCAACAAGGACCCGGAAGCGCCGATCTTCTCGGTGGCCGATTACGGCATCGTCGGCGACCTGTTCGACATCGTTCCGGCACTGGTCAAAGAACTGGGCTGA
- a CDS encoding electron transfer flavoprotein subunit beta/FixA family protein, whose product MKVLVPVKRVVDYNVKVRVKSDGTGVDIANVKMSMNPFDEIALEEATRLKESGKVTEVVAVSAGVAQCQETLRTGMAIGADRGVLIETTVELEPLAVAKLLKALADKEQPQLIILGKQAIDDDSNQTGQMLAALLGWPQATFASKVELEDGKVTVTREVDGGLETLALTLPAIVTTDLRLNEPRYVTLPNIMKAKKKPLETVKPEDLGVDVTPRLKTLKVAEPAKRSAGVMVPDVATLVSKLRTEAKVI is encoded by the coding sequence ATGAAAGTCCTGGTACCTGTCAAGCGCGTGGTCGACTACAACGTCAAGGTGCGCGTGAAGTCCGACGGCACTGGCGTCGATATCGCCAACGTCAAAATGTCGATGAACCCGTTCGACGAGATCGCCCTGGAAGAAGCCACGCGCCTGAAGGAATCGGGCAAGGTGACGGAAGTGGTGGCGGTTTCCGCCGGCGTGGCGCAGTGCCAGGAAACGCTGCGCACCGGCATGGCGATCGGCGCCGATCGCGGCGTGCTGATCGAGACCACGGTCGAACTGGAGCCGCTGGCGGTGGCCAAGCTGCTGAAGGCGCTGGCCGACAAGGAGCAGCCGCAGCTGATCATCCTGGGCAAGCAGGCCATCGACGACGATTCGAACCAGACCGGCCAGATGCTGGCTGCGCTGCTGGGCTGGCCGCAAGCCACGTTCGCCTCGAAGGTCGAGCTGGAAGACGGCAAGGTCACCGTGACCCGCGAAGTGGACGGCGGCCTGGAAACCCTGGCCCTGACGCTGCCGGCCATCGTCACCACCGACCTGCGCCTGAACGAGCCGCGCTACGTGACGCTGCCGAACATCATGAAGGCCAAGAAAAAGCCGCTGGAAACGGTCAAGCCGGAAGACCTGGGCGTGGACGTGACGCCGCGCCTGAAGACGCTGAAAGTGGCCGAGCCGGCCAAGCGCTCCGCCGGCGTCATGGTGCCGGACGTTGCCACGCTGGTGTCGAAGCTGCGCACCGAAGCCAAAGTCATCTAA
- a CDS encoding sulfurtransferase TusA family protein: MEFHKEIDARGLNCPLPILKAKKALAELESGQVLRIVATDPGSVRDFQAFAKQTGNPLLSHVQQGAEFTFLMQRK; this comes from the coding sequence ATGGAATTTCACAAGGAAATCGACGCACGCGGGCTGAATTGTCCGCTGCCGATCCTGAAGGCGAAGAAGGCCCTGGCCGAACTGGAGAGCGGTCAGGTGCTGCGCATCGTGGCAACCGACCCCGGTTCCGTGCGCGACTTCCAGGCGTTCGCCAAGCAGACCGGCAATCCGTTGCTGTCGCACGTGCAGCAGGGCGCTGAATTTACTTTCCTGATGCAGCGCAAGTGA
- the alaS gene encoding alanine--tRNA ligase yields MKSSEIREKFLKFFESKGHTIVRSSPLVPGNDPTMLLTNSGMVQFKDVFLGLDTRPYSRATTVQRCVRAGGKHNDLENVGYTARHHTFFEMLGNFSFGDYFKRDAIAYAWELLTKVYGLPAEKLTVTVYQEDDEAYDIWANEIGVPKERIIRIGDNKGARYASDNFWQMADTGPCGPCTEVFYDHGADIWGGPPGSAEEDGDRFIEIWNLVFMQYNRDEAGNMTKLPKPCVDTGMGMERLAAVLQHVHSNYEIDLFQSLIKAAARETRTEDLESKSLRVIADHIRAAAFLIVDGIIPSSEGHGYVLRRIIRRALRHGHKLGQTKPFFYKLAEDLDKEMGTAYPELSDKLAYVQQVLKTEEERFGETLENGMKILEAQLVKDPHKLDGGTAFTLYDTYGFPLDLTADICRERGVTLDEAGFAEAMENQKRTARAAGKFKMAANVEYTGAKTSFVGYEQLAFDSTVIALYSNGASVQELQAGEAGIVVLDSTPFYAESGGQVGDQGLIRSTTAKFTVDDTLKIQADVFGQHGVLENGALKVGDKVSAQVDTVKRGRTIRNHSATHLMHKALREVLGGHVAQKGSLVDPDKTRFDFSHNAPLTAEQIAQVEAIVNAEILENHPVKAQHMSFDDAVKHGAMALFGEKYGDEVRVLDIGSSKELCGGVHVTRTGDIGLFKIVSEGGVAAGIRRVEAVTGEGALALVQAMTRRLNEAASALKSTPEEITSRIGQVQDQVKSLEKELNALKSKLASGQGDELATRAIDIKGIKVLAATLEGADVNALRETMDKLKDKLKTAAIVLASVNGDKVSLIAGVTADSIGRVKAGELVNFVAQQVGGKGGGRPDMAQAGGTNPAALPEALAGVQGWVEQRV; encoded by the coding sequence ATGAAATCATCCGAAATCCGCGAGAAGTTCCTCAAATTCTTCGAGTCCAAGGGCCACACGATCGTCCGTTCCAGCCCGCTGGTGCCGGGCAACGATCCGACCATGCTGCTGACGAACTCGGGCATGGTGCAGTTCAAGGACGTGTTCCTGGGGCTGGATACGCGTCCGTATTCGCGCGCCACCACCGTGCAGCGCTGCGTGCGCGCCGGCGGCAAGCACAACGACCTGGAGAACGTGGGCTACACGGCGCGCCACCACACCTTCTTCGAGATGCTGGGCAACTTCAGCTTCGGCGACTATTTCAAGCGCGACGCGATCGCCTACGCGTGGGAACTGCTGACCAAGGTGTACGGCCTGCCGGCCGAGAAGCTGACCGTGACCGTCTACCAGGAAGACGACGAAGCCTACGACATCTGGGCCAACGAGATCGGCGTGCCGAAAGAGCGCATCATCCGCATCGGCGACAACAAGGGGGCCCGCTACGCGTCGGACAACTTCTGGCAGATGGCCGACACGGGCCCGTGCGGCCCGTGCACCGAGGTCTTCTACGACCACGGCGCCGATATCTGGGGCGGCCCTCCGGGCTCGGCCGAGGAAGACGGCGACCGTTTCATCGAGATCTGGAACCTGGTGTTCATGCAGTACAACCGCGACGAAGCGGGCAACATGACGAAGCTGCCGAAGCCGTGCGTGGACACCGGCATGGGCATGGAGCGCCTGGCCGCCGTGCTGCAGCACGTGCACAGCAACTACGAGATCGACCTGTTCCAGAGCCTGATCAAGGCCGCCGCCCGCGAAACCCGCACGGAAGACCTGGAAAGCAAGTCGCTGCGCGTGATCGCCGACCACATCCGCGCCGCCGCGTTCCTGATCGTCGACGGCATCATCCCGAGTTCGGAAGGCCACGGCTACGTCCTGCGCCGCATCATCCGCCGCGCGCTGCGCCACGGCCACAAGCTGGGGCAGACAAAACCGTTCTTCTACAAGCTGGCCGAGGACCTGGACAAGGAAATGGGCACCGCCTATCCGGAACTGTCGGACAAGCTGGCGTACGTGCAGCAGGTGCTGAAGACCGAGGAAGAGCGTTTCGGCGAAACGCTGGAAAACGGCATGAAGATCCTCGAAGCGCAGCTGGTGAAGGATCCGCACAAGCTCGATGGCGGCACCGCCTTCACGCTGTACGACACCTATGGCTTCCCGCTGGACCTGACGGCCGACATCTGCCGCGAACGCGGCGTGACGCTCGATGAAGCGGGCTTCGCCGAGGCGATGGAAAACCAGAAGCGCACCGCGCGCGCGGCCGGCAAGTTCAAGATGGCCGCCAACGTGGAGTACACCGGCGCCAAGACGAGCTTTGTCGGCTACGAGCAGCTGGCATTCGATTCGACCGTGATCGCGCTGTATTCGAACGGCGCCTCCGTGCAGGAACTGCAGGCCGGCGAAGCGGGCATCGTGGTGCTGGACAGCACGCCGTTCTATGCCGAATCCGGCGGCCAGGTGGGCGACCAGGGCCTGATCCGGAGCACCACGGCGAAGTTCACCGTGGACGACACGCTGAAGATCCAGGCGGACGTGTTCGGCCAGCACGGCGTGCTGGAAAACGGCGCGCTGAAGGTGGGCGACAAGGTGTCGGCGCAGGTCGATACCGTCAAGCGCGGCCGCACGATCCGCAACCACTCCGCCACGCACCTGATGCACAAGGCGCTGCGCGAAGTGCTGGGCGGCCACGTGGCGCAAAAGGGCTCGCTGGTCGATCCCGACAAGACCCGTTTCGACTTCAGCCACAACGCACCGCTGACTGCCGAGCAGATCGCGCAGGTCGAGGCGATCGTCAATGCCGAGATCCTGGAAAACCATCCGGTCAAGGCGCAGCACATGTCGTTCGACGACGCCGTGAAGCACGGCGCGATGGCGCTGTTCGGCGAGAAGTACGGCGATGAAGTGCGCGTGCTCGATATCGGCTCGTCGAAGGAACTGTGCGGCGGCGTGCACGTCACCCGCACCGGCGACATCGGCCTGTTCAAGATCGTTTCCGAAGGCGGCGTGGCGGCCGGCATCCGCCGCGTGGAAGCCGTGACGGGCGAGGGCGCGCTGGCGCTGGTGCAGGCGATGACGCGCCGCCTCAACGAAGCGGCATCGGCGCTGAAATCGACGCCGGAAGAGATCACGTCCCGTATCGGCCAGGTGCAGGACCAGGTCAAGTCGCTGGAAAAGGAACTGAACGCGCTGAAATCGAAGCTGGCGTCCGGCCAGGGCGACGAGCTGGCCACCCGGGCGATCGACATCAAGGGCATCAAGGTGCTGGCGGCCACGCTGGAAGGCGCCGACGTGAACGCGCTGCGCGAGACGATGGACAAGCTGAAGGACAAGCTGAAGACGGCGGCGATCGTGCTGGCCTCCGTCAACGGCGACAAGGTCAGCCTGATCGCCGGCGTGACCGCCGATTCGATCGGCAGGGTCAAGGCCGGCGAACTGGTGAACTTCGTTGCCCAGCAGGTGGGCGGCAAGGGTGGCGGGCGGCCGGACATGGCGCAGGCCGGCGGCACCAATCCGGCCGCGCTGCCGGAAGCCCTGGCAGGCGTGCAGGGCTGGGTGGAACAGCGCGTGTAA
- the ugpQ gene encoding glycerophosphodiester phosphodiesterase has translation MWPYPTMIAHRGGGTTAPENTLAALAAGLRHGYRAVEFDVMLSRDGIGVVIHDADFGRTVPGSGSVPDTDAFDLVKRDAGGWFGAAFAGEPVPLFVPFAEYCKAHGIWMNVEIKPAPGHDEATGRWVAGTVRTLFARETDSAGLPLLSSFSTAALRAARAAAPELPRAILFGALPPDWEGQARELGVVAVHADHRRLTPALAQAVKSAGFGLFCYTVNDPARARTLLDWGVDALCTDRIDLLPADFI, from the coding sequence ATGTGGCCCTATCCAACCATGATCGCGCACCGCGGCGGCGGCACGACCGCGCCGGAAAACACGCTGGCAGCACTGGCCGCCGGCCTGCGCCACGGCTACCGCGCCGTCGAGTTCGACGTGATGCTGTCGCGCGACGGTATCGGCGTCGTCATCCACGATGCAGATTTCGGCCGAACCGTACCCGGCTCCGGCAGCGTGCCGGACACGGATGCCTTCGACCTCGTGAAACGCGATGCCGGCGGCTGGTTCGGCGCGGCGTTCGCCGGCGAGCCGGTGCCGCTGTTCGTGCCGTTCGCCGAATACTGCAAGGCCCACGGTATCTGGATGAATGTCGAGATCAAGCCGGCGCCGGGGCACGACGAGGCCACCGGCCGGTGGGTCGCCGGGACCGTCCGCACGCTGTTCGCGCGGGAGACGGACAGCGCCGGGCTGCCGCTGCTGTCCTCGTTCAGTACCGCCGCGTTGCGCGCCGCCCGCGCCGCGGCCCCGGAACTGCCCCGTGCGATCCTGTTCGGGGCGTTGCCCCCCGACTGGGAAGGGCAGGCGCGTGAACTGGGGGTGGTGGCGGTGCACGCCGACCACCGGAGACTGACGCCGGCGTTGGCGCAGGCCGTGAAAAGCGCCGGGTTCGGCCTGTTTTGCTATACCGTCAACGACCCGGCGCGGGCGCGCACGCTGCTCGACTGGGGCGTGGACGCACTCTGCACCGACCGGATCGACCTGCTTCCGGCCGACTTCATTTGA
- a CDS encoding MFS transporter, translating into MERISPASPAFRRTNRALFFGGFSCFSLLYCVQPLMPLLAHQFSLTPAQSSLSLSVSTGALAVSLLLSSIVSDRIGRKGLMVTALFLAAVMTLVCAMAGSYPQLLVARALLGLGLGGMPAVAMAYLSEEIEPESLGLSMGLYISGSAFGGMLGRVVTSTLSDAFSWRVALAAMGVAGLYAVWEFWRSLPPSRNFRPAQGGLTGIAAGLRRHLADDGLPWLFALAFLLMGCFVSAYNFIGFRLLGEPFSLRQGIVGGISFLYLLGIYSSVWAGRLADRLGRRKVLWATMGAMLAGLLLTLANNLVAIVAGMALFTFAFFASHSMASSWVGRRARAPQALASALYLFFYYLGSSVVGWLCGVLWAYGGWAGVVTLLATLLASGLLIALRLRSLVPVGMAPAPLAA; encoded by the coding sequence ATGGAGCGCATCTCTCCCGCCAGTCCCGCCTTCAGGCGCACCAACCGCGCGCTGTTCTTCGGCGGCTTTTCCTGTTTCTCGCTGCTGTACTGCGTGCAGCCGCTGATGCCGCTGCTGGCGCACCAGTTTTCGCTGACGCCGGCGCAAAGCAGCCTGTCGCTGTCGGTGTCGACGGGCGCGCTGGCGGTCTCGCTGCTGCTGTCGTCGATCGTGTCGGACCGCATCGGCCGCAAGGGCCTGATGGTCACGGCGCTGTTCCTGGCTGCGGTGATGACGCTCGTCTGCGCGATGGCCGGCAGCTACCCGCAACTGCTGGTGGCGCGGGCGCTGCTGGGGCTGGGGCTGGGCGGCATGCCGGCGGTCGCGATGGCATACCTGAGCGAGGAGATCGAACCGGAATCGCTGGGCCTGTCGATGGGCCTGTACATCAGCGGCAGCGCGTTCGGCGGCATGCTGGGGCGGGTGGTGACGTCCACGCTGTCCGACGCGTTCTCGTGGCGGGTCGCGCTGGCCGCGATGGGCGTCGCCGGCCTGTACGCGGTATGGGAATTCTGGCGCAGCCTGCCGCCGTCGCGCAACTTCAGGCCGGCGCAGGGCGGCCTGACCGGCATCGCGGCCGGACTGCGCCGCCACCTTGCCGACGATGGCCTGCCATGGCTGTTCGCACTGGCGTTCCTGCTGATGGGCTGCTTCGTGAGTGCGTACAACTTCATCGGCTTCCGCCTGCTGGGCGAGCCGTTCTCGCTGCGCCAGGGCATCGTCGGCGGCATTTCGTTCCTGTACCTGCTGGGCATCTACAGCTCGGTCTGGGCCGGCCGGCTGGCGGACCGGCTGGGCCGCAGGAAGGTACTGTGGGCCACCATGGGGGCGATGCTGGCCGGCCTGCTGCTGACCCTGGCCAACAACCTCGTGGCGATCGTCGCCGGCATGGCGCTGTTCACGTTCGCCTTCTTCGCCTCGCACTCGATGGCCAGCAGCTGGGTAGGTCGCCGTGCCCGTGCGCCGCAGGCGCTGGCATCGGCGCTGTACCTGTTCTTCTACTACCTGGGGTCGAGCGTGGTGGGCTGGCTGTGCGGCGTGCTGTGGGCATACGGCGGCTGGGCGGGCGTGGTGACACTGCTGGCCACGCTGCTGGCATCGGGCCTGCTGATCGCGCTGCGGCTGCGCAGCCTGGTGCCGGTCGGGATGGCGCCGGCCCCTTTGGCGGCCTGA
- a CDS encoding LysR substrate-binding domain-containing protein, translating to MELRHLRYFVAVAEELSFTRAAERLHIGQPPLSQQIQALELEVGARLFERSKRWVRLTEAGKLFLADARRVLALAEQAKETARRAQRGEAGELRVGFTFSTPFTALFASVVRRYRQRYPGVLLTFHEMATLPQLAKLEARELDLGFVRSVSVPIPDTITMTTLRHDPLRLVLPSDSPLAAMATVTVKDLEGLPFVIFPKDAGTGIHPQLFRMCRAAGFTPQIAMEAGEASTIIGLVAAGCGISVLPSSFEGIHMEGVVYRPLADPQATTALMLARRSEGAGPLVEAFVALAEAASAEG from the coding sequence ATGGAGCTGCGACACTTGCGCTATTTCGTTGCCGTGGCCGAGGAACTGAGTTTCACGCGCGCGGCCGAGCGGTTGCACATCGGCCAGCCGCCGCTCTCCCAGCAGATCCAGGCGCTGGAGCTCGAAGTGGGTGCGCGGCTGTTCGAGCGCAGCAAGCGCTGGGTGCGGCTGACGGAGGCCGGCAAACTGTTCCTGGCCGATGCGCGGCGGGTGCTGGCGCTGGCCGAGCAGGCCAAGGAAACCGCCCGGCGCGCGCAACGCGGCGAGGCCGGCGAACTGCGCGTGGGCTTCACGTTTTCGACGCCGTTCACGGCGCTGTTCGCTTCCGTGGTGCGGCGCTACCGGCAGCGCTATCCCGGCGTGCTGCTGACGTTCCACGAGATGGCCACGCTGCCGCAACTGGCAAAGCTGGAGGCACGCGAACTGGACCTGGGCTTCGTGCGCTCGGTCAGCGTGCCGATTCCCGACACGATCACGATGACGACACTGCGCCACGACCCGCTGCGGCTGGTGCTGCCCTCGGATTCGCCGCTGGCCGCGATGGCAACGGTCACGGTGAAAGACCTGGAAGGGCTGCCGTTCGTCATCTTCCCGAAAGATGCCGGGACCGGCATCCACCCGCAACTGTTCCGCATGTGCCGGGCCGCCGGCTTCACGCCGCAGATCGCGATGGAAGCGGGCGAAGCATCGACGATCATCGGCCTGGTCGCCGCCGGCTGCGGCATTTCCGTGCTGCCGAGTTCCTTCGAGGGCATCCACATGGAGGGCGTGGTCTACCGGCCGCTGGCCGACCCGCAGGCCACCACCGCGCTGATGCTCGCCCGGCGCAGCGAAGGCGCCGGGCCGCTCGTCGAGGCGTTCGTTGCCCTGGCCGAGGCCGCTTCCGCGGAAGGTTAG
- a CDS encoding IS1595 family transposase: MDPAGFAGLFQALTKEQLTDQQVASLEAWLVALSSRGNCLGIVEQAARACPCPHCGCGRRHRCGQANGLQRYRCMACTRSYNALTGTPLARLRHRDKWLPYLQCLLDSRTVRDAARRVDVARSTSFRWRHRFIAGVRRERPAQLAGMVEVDETYLLESQKGSRKMNRPARQRGGKAARRGISRELDCILVARDRARVTHEFVTGRGPVSARHLARHLLPVLRCDVLLISDGAKAYGTFAHAANITHEALNVRAGVRARGAIHLNNVNGWHSRFKTWLRRFNGVASCYLANYTGWQRVLDAAQLALPAQWLRVGVVGSHR, translated from the coding sequence ATGGACCCCGCAGGCTTTGCCGGACTGTTTCAAGCACTCACCAAGGAGCAATTGACTGATCAGCAGGTCGCCAGCCTGGAAGCGTGGCTCGTGGCACTGTCGTCGCGTGGCAATTGCCTCGGCATTGTTGAACAGGCCGCCCGCGCGTGCCCTTGCCCGCACTGTGGCTGCGGGCGGCGGCATCGCTGCGGGCAGGCCAATGGCCTGCAGCGTTATCGCTGCATGGCGTGCACGCGCAGCTACAACGCGCTGACCGGCACGCCGCTGGCACGATTGCGCCATCGCGACAAATGGCTGCCATACCTACAGTGCCTGCTTGATTCGCGCACGGTACGCGATGCCGCCCGGCGCGTCGACGTCGCCCGTTCGACGAGCTTCCGATGGCGCCACCGGTTTATCGCCGGCGTGCGCCGCGAACGCCCGGCGCAACTGGCAGGCATGGTCGAGGTAGACGAAACATATTTACTGGAATCGCAAAAAGGCTCGCGAAAGATGAACCGCCCGGCGCGGCAGCGTGGCGGCAAGGCGGCACGCCGCGGCATCAGCCGCGAGCTGGACTGCATCCTGGTCGCCCGCGACCGTGCCAGGGTGACGCACGAGTTCGTTACCGGGCGAGGCCCGGTCAGCGCGCGGCATCTGGCGCGTCACCTGCTCCCTGTCTTGCGTTGCGATGTGCTGCTGATCAGCGATGGTGCCAAGGCATACGGAACTTTTGCTCACGCGGCCAATATTACCCACGAAGCCCTCAACGTTCGCGCCGGCGTCCGTGCCCGGGGCGCGATTCACCTCAATAACGTCAACGGGTGGCACAGCCGCTTCAAGACCTGGCTGCGCCGCTTCAACGGGGTGGCCAGTTGCTACCTGGCCAATTACACCGGCTGGCAACGCGTGCTCGACGCGGCCCAGCTGGCGCTACCGGCCCAATGGCTGCGCGTGGGCGTCGTCGGAAGCCATCGCTAA